From Microtus ochrogaster isolate Prairie Vole_2 unplaced genomic scaffold, MicOch1.0 UNK109, whole genome shotgun sequence:
TACAGCCGggcaggggtggcgcacgcctttaatcccagcactcgggaggcagaggcaggcggatctctgtgagttcgaggccagcctggtctacaagagctagtgccaggacaggctctaaagctacagagaaaccctgtctcgaaaaacaaaaacaaaaacaacaacaaaaaaaagatcagCCCTACAGCAGACACTGTCAAAAAGGAAAATCCAAAGCCCCTGAAGTGGTTAGAAGCAATATATCCTGATGTGTGGTGAATTGGTTAACtgttctgagcctcagttttctcatgtATAAAATGGGGATAGGAGTTATAAtccagaggactggagaggtggctcagtggttaagagcactggctggtcctccagaggtcctgagttcagttcccagcaaccgcatggtggctcacaaccatctgtcgtggaatctgatgccctcttctggaataaaggaGTATATGCAGATGGTGCACtcatatagataaaataaataaataaataaaacctttaaaaaaaggatcatgggccggacggtggtggcgcacgcctttaatcccagcactcgggaggcagaggcaggcagatctttgtgagttcgagaccagcctggtctacaagggttagttccaggacaagctccaaagccacagagaaaccctgtctcgaaaaaccaaaaaaaaaaaaaaaaaaaaaaaaaggatcatggTGGAATGCCAAGGATGCGGTTCAGCTGGTCAACTGCTCAGCGAGCATgcttgaggtcctgggttccacccccataCCACAGAAACCCAGACACGGGGCACACATGTAGAATCCCTGCAGTTCAGAGGAGACACAGGAAGATGAGGAGGTCAaagtcagtgagttcaaggccggcttGGGCCACATATCTTGTCtcaaaatgggagaaaaaaaaatttgtgacTATAATTTATTGAAGATGTTGGCTCCCTTCGAGGCCTAAAATAATGCTGAATAAGCCTGAAGCAGGGCAAGTAAATATTGACTGGGCATATGAGCCACATGTCCCAACATATGCCTGTCACTACGAAGGAGGTAAGGAGAAAGGATTGGAGATACGGCTCGGTGGTTACGGGCACtcgctcctcttgcagaggacccaggttcagttccgagcacccacagcagccagctcacaactgcctgcaactcctgGTCCAGGGAATCTGAGGTTCTCTTCCGGCCCTGAAGGGCACCAGCAGGCATgtggtgtgtatacatgcattcaggcacaaacacacaagaatacacagaaaattaaatagaaaaagaaatattttttttttttttggtttttcgagacagggtttctctgtggttttggagcctgtcctggaactagctcNNNNNNNNNNNNNNNNNNNNNNNNNNNNNNNNNNNNNNNNNNNNNNNNNNNNNNNNNNNNNNNNNNNNNNNNNNNNNNNNNNNNNNNNNNNNNNNNNNNNNNNNNNNNNNNNNNNNNNNNNNNNNNNNNNNNNNNNNNNNNNNNNNNNNNNNNNNNNNNNNNNNNNNNNNNNNNNNNNNNNNNNNNNNNNNNNNNNNNNNNNNNNNNNNNNNNNNNNNNNNNNNNggatctctgtgagttcaaggccagcctggtctacagagcgagttccaggacaggcttcaaagctacagagaaaccctgtctccaaaagtcaaaaaacaaaaacaacaaaaaattagagGGGCTAAGATTTGGCTctgttggtagagtgcctgcctttCATACATaagccctaggttcagtctccagagtgATACAAACTGGACATGGTGGAGCATGTCTCCATTCCCAAACcggggaggtagaaacaggaggaccagaagttcaaggttggcTCGGGGGaagtagctcagctggtagagtgcttgcctagcatgcgcaaGACCTGGCAATCCATGCCTAGCGCCACCTTAAACTGGGTATAGTGGTGCACGCAACACTGGCATTGCTGTGTACTTCTAACTCTCCTCCCGTGTCAAgcaactcaaagaaaacacagattcaAGCAATGACTGCTTCAGTCCTTGCAGCTCCCAGGATCTCCTGTTTGTTTCAGGCCTGTGATctctttgcgtgtgtgtgtgtgtgtgtgtgtgtgtgtgtgtgtgtgtgtgtgtgcatgtgctggaGTGTATGTTGAGTGAGGCCAGAGGACTGCTGTGACTTTTGTCACACAGAtgtcattcacttttttttttttttttttgagacagagtctctcactggcctggagcttgccaaacaggctaggctattggccagcaagccccatgtGATCCTACTgtgtctgcctccctggtgctgggattacaagcgtgctACAAGTCTGACTTCCCTCTCCTTAGGTTCTGAGACTCGAACCCAGGTTCCTGTGATTGCAAGACATagactttacccagtgagccgtTTCCTCAGTCCTTGttcagtcttccttccttcctccctccctccctccctccctccctccctccctccttccttccttctgacagggtctcatgtatctagGATGGCCTCCGACTTCCTATATAGCAGGGGGTACTGTCaactcttctgcctccacttctgggGTGCTAAGAGACCAGGTATGCACGACCACACCTGGTTTTGTGAGGTGTTGGCAATGGAACCCAGGGACTCAAACACATTCTAgttaagcactctaccaactgagcagcATCCCaggccccactcccaccctccaaTTGAGTCTCTcttatagctcaggctagccttggaattgtgatcttcccacctcagcctccccaactgggattacatgcatgaaTGCTTACACCCTGCCTCCCCCCCACTCCCTGGGCTCCTCTCTGAATGGCCTACCTCATTCCCACACTTCTACAGACAGTAGCTGTGGCTAATCGGTAGGAGGCAGGCCTTATGGGTTTAGGACCTTATGGGGGGGCCAGGTTTCCTGACCTGTCTTCTTTCCCCCATTGCACAAAGCTGGGGCTCTGACTGGGGCCTGGGTTGGCTAGGAAGGAGTGTGCAAGATTAGGTGGTATGGTCAGGAGTCTTGACAGACTGAGAACCTTGTCTTTGGAGACAGACATCCCTTCCTCCAAACACATGGTGGGTTTTTGTCTGTCAGAATTCTTGACATGTCTTTCATCTGATGCTGGAACAGTGaaatgggaactgggcaggatgtTGCAAAGGACAtgcaagggaggagagagaggttgaGAGCCAGGATgtgagggaaggaagacagggaaaagATGCAGCCCAAGGCCACCCTGGTGGGCacctttttgttactgttgttgtacTGGGAAAATGATCTGCACTGGGTGACATCACAGGACCCctccttaaattttaatttaacttatctATTTTTAGATGTGAGTTTGGGCTAACTCATGCTAtgacatgtgtgagtgtgtgtgtgtgtgtgtgtgtgtgtaggtcagaagacaacttgctggagtcggttttctccttccaccatgtggttcccagggatcaaatccaggttgtcagtcttggcagcaggcacctttgcTCGCTGAGCAATcttaaatcccaacactttggagacagaggcaggtggatctctgagttcaaggccagcctggtctatagagcgagttccaggacacccagagccaCCCTGAGAacccatgtcttgaaaaaccaaaaaaaaaataaaaaaataaaaaatgtggaaAGTAAAACTAATTAAatatctataacacacacacaatcacccccacacacacaagaactaTCTTGAGCCCTCCTAATAAATCATTTATTGCCCACCTCTTGCGTTTGCCCTAACATCCTGGAGACTCTCAGATAAAATCTTTTTAGAAAAGTTCAAGCAGTTTGCATTGATGCGAAGGTTGAGAATGTCATTGGATTACATCTGAGCTCTGTGGCAGAGGTGGCCTCTCTTGGCTGCGACTCCATTACCTGATGTTCCCACCCAGGTACTTGAGAAATACCTGAacttatgactttctttgttctttgttgatGTAAAACCTTGATGTCACTGTTGCCACATTGGAACGTGGTGTTCGGAGGGAACCTGGATCTGACTCTGGATCATGGTCACTCCTTTTCTGGCTTCAGAATAAAGCACCTCATTACCTTTAAGATGCGAACTGTGTTGTGCATTAAGGGGGGACTTTTTGGTCACAGAATTATTCAACTGTATGCAATGTGCACCGATCAGCCTGCTGTCACAGCCATCAGCATTAGTTAGTGTGTGTGGtatactcatgtgtgtgcacctgtgtttTCAGGTGCAggtaccacatgcatgtgtgtgcacctgtgtgttcTGATACAGGTGCCACATGAATGCGTGTGCACCTgtgtgaagcatgattaataaaaactcaggatcagaaattggggttcagcctaaatatccaaaaagcaaaacagtcagccacaggctcttaccttgacctcagtctgaaatggcaatcctgcctgtAGGaacttcagaatgagactgtgtttctgagagctgtctctccccattttataatcctctctagggctaggattaaaggcatgcaccactgggattaaaggtgcacatcattatggctactgagattaaatgtgcgtgttaccataatctggtctgtaaggctgaccagtaagAATGTTTaagtctcagatcttcaggcaagctttatttattaaaatacaattgaaatgtatGTTCAGGAGCAggtaccacatgcatgtgtgcgtgtgtgtagaaATGAACACCAGATGTCTTTATCACGTCACTGCCCATTTTATTTGTTAAGACAGGGACTCAACGTGAACCTGGAACTCAATGTTTTGGGTAGGCTGGCTGTCTGGTGAGCCCCTGAGACTTACCTGTCTTCACCCTTTatcactggggttacagacattgCACCTGGCTTTTCCAtagatgctggggatccaaactcaggttctttttttgggggaggggagagggttctagatagggtttctctgtgtaaccttggctatcctgaaattcaaTCTGTAGAAGttatcctcgaactcacagagatccacctgcctctgcctcccgagtgctgggattagaagagtgcgccaccactgcctggctctgaacTCAGACTCTAATGTCTGTGCAGTAAGCACTTTATCCACGAGCCACCTCCCACTGCGCTCCACCTCTGGCACCTGTGGCGTTCCTGTCTCCTGGGTGTCACCTCTGGATTACTGCATGCCTGCTTTTTCTAGGGAGCTGCAGTGGGGCCCGCTACTGATGGCCTTTTTGGCAGATCCTTGAGCAACCCTTTAACACGAATTCTCTGAGTTCTACGCTTGCTCCCTGCCCCTGCTCAAGGGATGCAGCCTTCAGCAGgtgtttaacttatttttttttttttttggtttttcgagacagggtttctctgtggctttggagcctgtcctggaactagctctgtagactagaccgggctggtctcgaactcacagagatccgcctgcctctgcctcccaagtgctgggattaaaggcatgcgccaccatcgcccggctaggtgTTTAACTTATGACCATCTAGATCCTCCATGGAGATGAACGctctgttgttttattgttaaAGAACCACAGAACCAGGCAATGTTGTAGCTGGCGatgcctttctctgtctcataagagaataaaatgtgaagattaaaaaaaaaatcatattgtctCCAGCcatggcggtgcacgcctttaattccagcacctaggaagccaaggcaggaggatctctgtgagtctgaggtaatcatgttctacagagtgagttccaggacagtcagagatgcgtactgagaccctgtctcaagcaaatgAACAAgcgaagaattaataaaaaaggttTCTACTCTCCTATATTCTCTCTCCCCTtagctctttttatctttttttttaaatttatttatttattaaggatttcttcctcctccccgccaccacctcccatttccctccccctcccccgatcaagtccctctccctcatcagcttgaagagcaatcagggttccctgacctgtgggaagtccaaggaccgcccacctccatccaggtttagtaaggtgagcatccaaactgcctaggctcccccaaagccagtacgtgcagtaggattttttttttttttttttttttaaagctcaggctggcctcagactctctaAGTGTTGAGGACTACCTTGTGCTGATTCTCCTGTGCTGCTTCCTACTTACTGGTATTACAGTTTCGTATTAGTATTACCACAGCTAAACTTTTATTGTTTCTGAACTACACACTGTGTGCCCTTTGCAGATTGGCAAGAGGATTGCCCGCTCCAGCAGCTGCCCTGTACCCATAATTCATTCCCTATTATTGCTCGCTactattttatgatatttatgtACCACGTTTTAACCCTTTATCTGTTGACGGATATGGGGCTGTGAGTAAGGGGAGGTAAACATGTGTGTACAAGTTATCAATAGCACAAGGCTATAGAATCAGAGGTCAcaatttttggttttagtttactGGGTCTCTCATAGCCCACGGTGTCCACCAAgtccctatgtagccaaggctagccctgAATTCCTGATCCGTTTCTGCTTTCGACTCCCAAGCTGTCACTGCTTCTCAGGTCTTTTGTCGTGCGTGGGAGGATTAGGATGTGGATTTTACTAGTGTGTGTTGAAGTgcggtcagatgacaacttgtgcGAGTTAGTTCTCTCGTTCCACCCCGTGTGAGCCTGGAATTGAGCTCAGATTGTCAGCTtaggtggcaagcgcctttagcCTTGGAGCCATCTTTCCGGCCATCAGGATGTGGACTTAAAGTTAAGGTTCTATTTCCTAAATTCCTATAGCATTTCCTACTCAAATACAAGAGTTCAGGGACTTTGCACGAAGCCTGCTCCGATCGGCGTTCAGAAGTGACCGAAGCCGTCAGGAACGCTGTGGGGACACCGCACAGGACGTCCAGATACGAGAGCCGTGACCATTTTGTTTTGGTGAAAGAGGACTaacactgtaatcccagaacaAACGCGAAGACGATTCTGACAGGTGAGAACGCCACATCCGCGCTCCCGAAAGGACAAGTAGACTTGCTGGGGATCCGTAGGGCATCTACGCACTGGCGCCCTAATGCCCCGCCTTAAGGGCGAAGTCGGTGTGTGAGGGCGGAAGTGTGCCCGGAAGCTGGAGGGTGAAGCGATGGGAATGACACCCAGGAGCACCAATGGGGTGTCGCGGCGGGCTTGTTGTGTTACTCCGGTGGGTAAGGGCTAACGGTTTCCGGTAGTGGCAGCCCCTGGAGGGGTCGGAGGAAAGAGGCGACCGGGACCCCAGCAGCGACGGCGAGATGCTGGGCTATGGGGCGTCCGAGTTGGAATCTATAGAGGGCGAAGAGGCCGTGGAGGCCCCGGGACCAGCCCCGGAGCCGCGAGCCCCGGAGCCACGAGCCCCAGAGCCCGAGCCGGGCTTGGACTTGAGCCTGAGCCCGAGCCCGTTGCCCGAAAGTCCGGAGCGGAGGGGCGGCAGCCCGGGACGGCGGAAGGGGCGGCGGGGCGGCGGCCGGAGGGGGCGGCAGGTGAGCGGCGGCGTGGCCCTGCCCCCCGCTGGCTAAGCGTGCGGGACTCCTCCGCTCACCGTTCCGCCCTCTGCTCTCAGGTTCGATTCCACCTGGCGCCGCCCTCCCCGGTCCGCTCCGAGCCGCTGCTCGCGGCCGGTGCCCCAAGCGACGATCCCGCGGCGCCGCAGCCGCTGGAGGTGGCGGCCCCGCAGAGCAGCCTGGCCCTGAGTCTGGAGCTGCAGAGCGCGCGCGCCGCCGTCGCCGGCGGCCAGTTTGATGCCGCGAAGGCGGTGGAGGAGCAGCTGCGAAAGTCATTCCAGACCCGCTGCGTCGTGGAGGAGACGGTGGCGGAGGGTGAGGCGGCCAGGCGCCCGGCCCCGGCGGCGGTGGTCTGGGTGAAGGGCGCTGCTCACCCACCCCCGCCT
This genomic window contains:
- the Ppp1r35 gene encoding protein phosphatase 1 regulatory subunit 35, producing the protein MLGYGASELESIEGEEAVEAPGPAPEPRAPEPRAPEPEPGLDLSLSPSPLPESPERRGGSPGRRKGRRGGGRRGRQVRFHLAPPSPVRSEPLLAAGAPSDDPAAPQPLEVAAPQSSLALSLELQSARAAVAGGQFDAAKAVEEQLRKSFQTRCVVEETVAEGLNVPRSKRLYRDLVSLQVPEEQVLNAALREKLAMLPPQPRVPPPKEALGPGPDMTMLCNPETLYYEAPHLTVDGLPPLRLQARPRPSEDTFLMHRMLRRWEA